From one Nocardioides yefusunii genomic stretch:
- a CDS encoding T6SS immunity protein Tdi1 domain-containing protein, which produces MGFDTFRRNYAATRDTGSGGQVWLHPNLVVTPGYAEFAHEFAGCSFRGGVYRFHDARSGPVGQRVAEQMFPEFNGRFTVFAHSWTGRQFAVDLARVVEEEPQLLLLDPADGQAYEVPVSFAGFHDDELVHNHQAALMSDWHREWLGTGFGSRTLSPEECVGHRIPLYLGGEDEISNLEITDFELHWSFSAQLRTLFHSRTRSTSA; this is translated from the coding sequence ATGGGCTTCGACACCTTCAGGCGGAACTACGCAGCCACCCGGGACACCGGTTCCGGAGGCCAGGTGTGGCTGCACCCGAACCTCGTCGTCACCCCCGGGTACGCCGAGTTCGCCCACGAGTTCGCGGGGTGCTCGTTCCGGGGCGGTGTCTACCGCTTCCACGACGCCCGCAGCGGCCCCGTCGGGCAACGCGTCGCCGAGCAGATGTTCCCCGAGTTCAACGGTCGCTTCACCGTCTTCGCCCACTCCTGGACCGGACGACAGTTCGCCGTCGACCTCGCGCGCGTCGTCGAGGAGGAACCGCAACTGCTGCTCCTGGACCCGGCCGACGGGCAGGCCTACGAAGTGCCGGTGAGCTTCGCCGGATTCCACGACGACGAACTCGTCCACAACCACCAAGCCGCACTGATGTCGGACTGGCACCGCGAATGGCTCGGCACCGGCTTCGGGTCACGCACGTTGAGCCCTGAGGAGTGCGTCGGCCACCGGATCCCGCTCTACCTGGGCGGCGAGGACGAGATCTCCAACCTGGAGATCACCGACTTCGAGCTCCACTGGTCGTTCAGTGCACAGCTGCGGACGCTCTTCCACAGCCGTACGAGATCAACCTCGGCCTGA
- a CDS encoding ABC-F family ATP-binding cassette domain-containing protein — protein MTASSLRPVALDDVTVAYGARTVISDLSLTFAPGRRTALVGENGSGKSTLLHAVAQRLPKTAVVMGTITAPKDLVMVGQEPPFRDEWTVAEVRTRTLAPLQRLLDHLEILADHLDDPVAAQRHAQILERAVATDAWDAGRRAQEAAERLGLGGLDETRPVGALSGGQRMRLALAGVMTTRPSAVLLDEPTNHLDDDALGILTEFLTTLPGVVLVASHDRVLLDEVCTDLVDLDPSEFGTDGLGGRRFNGGWSVYETKRNADRARWEQTWLAQQDELRELRRATQVGESDVARGRGPRDNDKFVHSFKGERVQSAVARRRRDAERRLAAAEAAQVAKPRPVLHLSAPVTTSTGASIRVRDLRVDDDTSTAPRLSVSKLDVAPGEHLLVTGGNGVGKSTLLGVLSGRIAPSAGTVDVAARRVAELEQDVHFEDPSRSPAYVWEQAFGEEPDVVLRELGLVRPADLQRPIGLLSVGQRRRLGLALVLASRPDLLLLDEPTNHLSLGLASELEDAVGESTATIVVASHDRWLRRRWDAAHLRLEVGSGRG, from the coding sequence ATGACTGCCTCTTCCTTGCGCCCCGTCGCCCTCGATGACGTCACCGTCGCCTACGGTGCCCGCACCGTCATCAGCGACCTCTCCCTGACCTTCGCGCCCGGGCGCCGCACCGCGTTGGTGGGGGAGAACGGCAGTGGCAAGTCGACGCTGCTGCACGCCGTCGCCCAACGCCTCCCGAAGACGGCCGTCGTCATGGGGACCATCACCGCGCCCAAGGACCTCGTCATGGTGGGGCAGGAGCCCCCGTTCCGAGACGAGTGGACCGTCGCCGAGGTCCGGACCCGGACCCTGGCGCCCCTGCAACGGCTCCTCGACCACCTCGAGATCCTGGCCGACCACCTCGACGACCCCGTCGCGGCGCAGCGGCACGCACAGATCCTGGAGCGTGCGGTGGCCACCGATGCGTGGGACGCGGGCCGTCGTGCCCAGGAGGCAGCCGAGCGGCTCGGCCTCGGAGGGCTCGACGAGACGCGCCCGGTCGGTGCGCTGTCAGGCGGACAGCGGATGCGACTCGCGCTCGCTGGCGTCATGACCACGCGACCCTCGGCCGTCCTGCTCGACGAACCCACCAACCACCTCGACGACGACGCCCTGGGCATCCTGACGGAATTCCTCACGACGCTGCCCGGCGTCGTCCTCGTCGCCTCCCACGACCGCGTCCTGCTCGACGAGGTCTGCACCGACCTCGTCGACCTCGACCCCAGCGAGTTCGGTACCGACGGCCTCGGGGGACGCCGGTTCAACGGTGGCTGGAGCGTCTACGAGACCAAGCGCAACGCCGACCGAGCACGGTGGGAGCAGACCTGGCTGGCTCAGCAGGACGAGCTCCGTGAACTCCGACGCGCCACGCAGGTGGGGGAGTCCGACGTGGCCCGTGGCCGAGGACCGCGCGACAACGACAAGTTCGTCCACTCCTTCAAGGGCGAACGCGTCCAGAGTGCGGTGGCACGTCGTCGTCGCGACGCCGAACGCCGCCTCGCAGCAGCGGAGGCCGCTCAGGTCGCAAAGCCGCGACCGGTCCTGCACCTGTCGGCACCGGTCACGACCAGCACCGGTGCTTCCATCCGGGTCCGCGACCTCCGGGTCGACGACGACACCTCGACCGCGCCGCGCCTGAGCGTGAGCAAGCTGGACGTCGCACCCGGGGAGCACCTGCTCGTCACCGGCGGCAACGGCGTCGGGAAGTCGACCCTGCTCGGCGTGCTCTCGGGACGGATCGCTCCCAGCGCCGGCACCGTGGACGTCGCGGCTCGCCGGGTCGCGGAACTGGAGCAGGACGTGCACTTCGAGGATCCGTCGCGATCTCCGGCGTACGTCTGGGAACAGGCCTTCGGCGAGGAGCCCGACGTCGTGCTGCGTGAGCTTGGGCTGGTGCGTCCGGCCGACCTGCAGCGCCCGATCGGGCTGCTCTCGGTGGGGCAGCGTCGTCGTCTGGGACTCGCCCTGGTGCTGGCCTCACGTCCGGACCTGTTGCTGCTCGACGAGCCGACCAATCACCTCTCCCTGGGGTTGGCCAGCGAACTCGAGGACGCCGTGGGGGAGAGCACCGCGACGATCGTGGTCGCCTCGCACGACCGCTGGCTGCGTCGTCGTTGGGACGCCGCCCACCTGCGACTCGAGGTCGGCTCAGGCCGAGGTTGA
- a CDS encoding dihydroorotase, with protein sequence MSAPLTDTTSANTPNALLITGASILGGDVADVLVVDGVIAAVGEIPADAAAGAEVIDAAGLVALPGLVDLHTHLREPGREDAETVVTGSRAAAVGGYTAVLAMANTNPVTDTAEAAERVFDLGVKAGLVQVQPVGAVTKGLAGEELAELGLMHRSRAGVTVFSDDGKCVHDSRVMRRALEYVKAFGGVISQHSQDPHLAGSTSCCHEGEVSGRLGLPGWPGVAEEVIVARDVMLARHTNSRLHVAHVSTAGSVEIIRWAKSLGIDVTAEVTPHHLLLTTDLLEGYDPVYKVNPPLRPAEDVLALRAALADGTIDAVATDHAPHARHDKEHAFVDAAFGMLGLETALAVVRTAMGDDFTWADIARVMSQNPAKIAGLAGQGGTLAVGEPAHLTLVDPEAEVTVDRADSVSLSRNNPWHGRSVVSRVLHTIYNGTVTVRDGKLD encoded by the coding sequence ATGAGCGCTCCCCTGACTGACACCACGTCCGCGAACACCCCGAACGCGCTGCTGATCACCGGCGCCTCCATCCTCGGTGGCGACGTCGCCGACGTCCTCGTCGTCGACGGTGTCATCGCCGCTGTCGGCGAGATCCCGGCTGACGCCGCTGCTGGCGCCGAGGTCATCGACGCCGCCGGTCTGGTCGCCCTGCCGGGTCTCGTCGACCTGCACACCCACCTGCGTGAGCCGGGCCGCGAGGACGCCGAGACCGTCGTGACCGGTTCGCGTGCCGCCGCTGTGGGTGGCTACACCGCCGTCCTGGCGATGGCCAACACCAACCCCGTCACCGACACCGCCGAGGCCGCCGAGCGCGTCTTCGACCTGGGTGTGAAGGCCGGCCTCGTGCAGGTCCAGCCCGTCGGCGCGGTCACCAAGGGCCTCGCCGGCGAGGAGCTCGCTGAGCTCGGCCTGATGCACCGCTCGCGTGCCGGCGTCACGGTCTTCTCCGACGACGGCAAGTGTGTCCACGACTCCCGCGTGATGCGTCGCGCGCTGGAGTACGTCAAGGCGTTCGGCGGCGTCATCTCCCAGCACTCCCAGGACCCGCACCTGGCCGGCAGCACCTCGTGCTGCCACGAGGGTGAGGTCTCGGGACGTCTCGGTCTGCCGGGCTGGCCCGGCGTGGCCGAGGAGGTCATCGTGGCCCGCGACGTGATGCTCGCGCGTCACACCAACTCGCGTCTGCACGTCGCGCACGTCTCGACCGCCGGTTCGGTGGAGATCATCCGCTGGGCGAAGTCCCTCGGCATCGACGTCACCGCCGAGGTGACCCCGCACCACCTGCTGCTCACCACCGACCTGCTCGAGGGCTACGACCCCGTCTACAAGGTCAACCCGCCGCTGCGTCCGGCCGAGGACGTCCTCGCCCTGCGCGCCGCGCTCGCTGACGGCACCATCGACGCGGTCGCCACCGACCACGCGCCGCACGCACGCCACGACAAGGAGCACGCCTTCGTCGACGCCGCGTTCGGCATGCTCGGTCTCGAGACCGCGCTCGCCGTGGTCCGCACCGCGATGGGCGACGACTTCACCTGGGCCGACATCGCCCGCGTGATGAGCCAGAACCCCGCGAAGATCGCCGGCCTGGCCGGCCAGGGCGGCACCCTCGCCGTCGGCGAGCCCGCGCACCTGACGCTGGTGGACCCCGAGGCCGAGGTCACCGTCGACCGTGCTGACTCGGTCTCCCTGAGCCGCAACAACCCGTGGCACGGCCGCAGTGTCGTCTCGCGCGTTCTGCACACGATCTACAACGGCACCGTGACCGTGCGCGACGGCAAGCTCGACTGA
- a CDS encoding aspartate carbamoyltransferase catalytic subunit, with the protein MKKHLLSIDDLTVDDMNLLLDTAAEMHDVQRRSVKKIPALRGRTVINLFFEDSTRTRSSFEIAGKWMSADTINITGKGSSTSKGESLRDTVMTIDAMSVDAIVMRHHASGSAQQVAGWVNAVVVNAGDGTHEHPTQALLDAYTLRQKLGSIEGKHVAIVGDLTHSRVFRSNVKSLIRLGAKVTVVAPPTLMPSGVEAWAKADGFELSWDLDPVLPTVDALMMLRVQKERMSGGFFPTPREYTVGYGLTRDRLALLRDDVPICHPGPMNRGLEIAADAADAAQSVILDQVSAGVAVRMSVLYHLLAGEEA; encoded by the coding sequence GTGAAGAAGCACCTGCTGTCGATCGACGACCTGACCGTCGACGACATGAACCTGCTCCTCGACACCGCCGCGGAGATGCACGACGTGCAGCGCCGCTCGGTGAAGAAGATCCCGGCCCTGCGCGGACGCACGGTCATCAACCTGTTCTTCGAGGACTCGACCCGCACCCGGTCGTCCTTCGAGATCGCCGGCAAGTGGATGTCCGCCGACACCATCAACATCACCGGCAAGGGCTCATCGACCTCCAAGGGCGAGTCCCTGCGCGACACCGTCATGACGATCGACGCGATGAGCGTCGACGCGATCGTGATGCGCCACCACGCCTCCGGCTCGGCCCAGCAGGTCGCTGGCTGGGTCAACGCCGTCGTGGTCAACGCCGGTGACGGCACCCACGAGCACCCCACCCAGGCCCTGCTCGACGCCTACACCCTGCGTCAGAAGCTCGGCTCGATCGAGGGCAAGCACGTCGCGATCGTCGGCGACCTGACCCACAGCCGCGTCTTCCGTTCCAACGTGAAGTCGCTGATCCGCCTCGGCGCGAAGGTCACCGTCGTCGCCCCGCCCACCCTGATGCCGTCCGGCGTCGAGGCGTGGGCCAAGGCCGACGGCTTCGAGCTGTCCTGGGACCTCGACCCGGTGCTGCCCACCGTCGACGCCCTGATGATGCTGCGCGTCCAGAAGGAGCGCATGAGCGGCGGTTTCTTCCCGACACCGCGCGAGTACACCGTCGGCTACGGCCTGACCCGCGACCGGCTCGCGCTGCTGCGCGACGACGTCCCGATCTGCCACCCCGGACCGATGAACCGCGGCCTCGAGATCGCTGCCGACGCTGCTGACGCCGCGCAGTCGGTGATCCTCGACCAGGTCTCCGCGGGTGTCGCCGTCCGCATGTCCGTGCTCTACCACCTGCTCGCCGGAGAGGAAGCCTGA
- the pyrR gene encoding bifunctional pyr operon transcriptional regulator/uracil phosphoribosyltransferase PyrR: MPALTPGVGSDSTPGRIVLDARDIARALTRISHEILERNRGASDLVLVGLHSRGVPLAHRIAERIAAVEGVDVPVGELDVTMYRDDLRTNPTRAPHKTDVPPIDGRIVVLVDDVLYSGRTIRAALDALGDLGRPAAVRLAVLVDRGHRELPIRADHVGKNLPSARSERVHVALSEADGRDEVRISGGDDA; encoded by the coding sequence ATGCCTGCCCTCACCCCCGGAGTCGGAAGTGACTCCACCCCAGGACGCATCGTCCTCGACGCCCGTGACATCGCCCGGGCCCTGACCCGCATCTCGCATGAGATCCTTGAACGCAACCGCGGCGCGAGCGACCTCGTCCTGGTGGGTCTGCACAGTCGCGGAGTCCCGCTCGCGCACCGCATCGCCGAGCGCATCGCCGCCGTCGAAGGCGTCGACGTCCCTGTCGGCGAACTCGACGTCACGATGTACCGCGACGACCTGCGGACCAACCCCACGCGGGCCCCGCACAAGACCGACGTCCCGCCGATCGACGGACGCATCGTCGTCCTCGTGGACGACGTCCTCTACTCGGGCCGCACCATCCGTGCCGCCCTCGACGCCCTGGGAGACCTCGGGCGTCCGGCAGCGGTGCGCCTGGCGGTCCTCGTCGACCGCGGTCACCGCGAACTGCCCATCCGTGCCGACCACGTCGGCAAGAACCTGCCCAGTGCCCGCAGCGAGCGCGTCCACGTCGCGCTCAGCGAGGCCGACGGCCGTGACGAGGTCCGCATCAGCGGAGGAGACGACGCGTGA
- a CDS encoding acetyl-CoA C-acetyltransferase codes for MQVSTRRVAVIGGNRIPFARSNGVYADVSNQEMLTAAIDGLVDRFGLAGVQVGEVVAGAVLKHSRDFNLARECVLGSKLAPTTPATDIQQACGTGLQAVIQVANKIALGQIEVGIAGGSDTTSDAPVAISDKLRKKLMKVNTARDTKGKLIALGQIRPGDIGLSIPQNSEPRTRKSMGEHAALTALEWRIGREEQDELAARSHQNLARSWEEGFHDDLVTPFRGVERDTNMRADSTPEKLAKLKPVFGKGAAATMTAGNSTPLSDGASVVLLASEEYAAEQGWPVLAYLTAYETAAVDYVHGHEGLLMAPAYAVATMLQREGLTLQDFDYYEIHEAFASQVLSTLKAWEDPIFCKERLGLDAPLGSIDRDKLNVNGSSLAAAHPFAATGGRIVPVLAKLLDAKGSGRGLISICAAGGQGVVAILEKP; via the coding sequence ATGCAGGTCAGCACTCGCAGGGTCGCCGTCATCGGCGGCAACCGCATCCCCTTCGCCCGCTCCAACGGCGTCTACGCCGACGTCTCCAACCAAGAGATGCTCACCGCTGCGATCGACGGTCTCGTGGACCGCTTCGGTCTGGCTGGCGTGCAGGTCGGCGAGGTCGTCGCCGGTGCGGTCCTCAAGCACAGCCGCGACTTCAACCTCGCCCGCGAGTGCGTCCTCGGCTCCAAGCTCGCCCCCACGACGCCCGCCACCGACATCCAGCAGGCCTGCGGCACCGGCCTGCAGGCCGTCATCCAGGTGGCCAACAAGATCGCCCTCGGCCAGATCGAGGTCGGCATCGCCGGTGGCTCCGACACCACCTCCGACGCGCCCGTCGCGATCAGCGACAAGCTCCGCAAGAAGCTGATGAAGGTCAACACCGCCCGCGACACCAAGGGCAAGCTGATCGCCCTCGGACAGATCCGCCCCGGCGACATCGGCCTCTCGATTCCGCAGAACTCCGAGCCCCGCACCCGCAAGTCGATGGGCGAGCACGCCGCCCTCACCGCCCTGGAGTGGCGCATCGGCCGCGAGGAGCAGGACGAGCTCGCCGCCCGCAGCCACCAGAACCTCGCCCGCTCGTGGGAGGAGGGCTTCCACGACGACCTCGTCACCCCGTTCCGTGGCGTCGAACGCGACACCAACATGCGCGCCGACTCCACGCCTGAGAAGCTCGCCAAGCTCAAGCCCGTCTTCGGCAAGGGGGCTGCCGCCACCATGACGGCCGGCAACTCCACCCCGCTCTCCGACGGAGCCTCCGTCGTCCTGCTCGCCAGCGAGGAGTACGCCGCCGAACAGGGCTGGCCGGTCCTGGCCTACCTGACCGCCTACGAGACCGCCGCCGTCGACTACGTCCACGGACACGAAGGCCTGCTGATGGCACCCGCCTACGCCGTGGCCACGATGCTGCAGCGCGAGGGCCTCACGCTTCAGGACTTCGACTACTACGAGATCCACGAGGCCTTCGCCTCCCAGGTGCTCTCCACCCTCAAGGCATGGGAGGACCCGATCTTCTGCAAGGAGCGCCTGGGCCTCGACGCGCCGCTCGGCTCGATCGACCGCGACAAGCTCAACGTCAACGGATCCTCGCTCGCCGCCGCGCACCCGTTCGCCGCGACCGGTGGCCGTATCGTCCCGGTGCTCGCCAAGCTGCTCGACGCCAAGGGCTCGGGCCGGGGGCTCATCTCCATCTGTGCCGCCGGCGGCCAGGGCGTCGTCGCGATCCTCGAGAAGCCCTGA
- a CDS encoding 3-oxoacyl-ACP reductase → MTDRYQSFVSSGVGKFLASNLGLPQPVRLDRWSEGAPLVDGVVLLGGTGRVSAQIETVLKSYDVESTSTDDGIAKYKALVFDATGIDSPAGLIALQEFFTPVMRRVRSCPRVVVVGALPEELAGDARIAQRGLEGFTRSLGKEIGKGGTVQLVQVAQGAEAAIDSTLAFFVSPKSAYVSGQVVKIGTDGRTDTPVPADWRRPLEGKVALVTGASRGIGEQIARVLHRDGAKVVGLDVPQAASDLVTLMAELDGDHLALDITHSDAPQRIAHHLKTEHGGVDIVVHNAGITRDKKLANMKADRWESVIAVNLTAPARITQALLDVDAINADGRIIGVSSIAGIAGNVGQTNYAASKAGVIGFVQDLAPQLTNGITVNAVAPGFIITQMTAAVPFATREVGQRMNAMSQGGLPVDVAETIAWYAAPGSSAVNGNVVRVCGQMMLGA, encoded by the coding sequence ATGACCGACCGTTACCAGTCCTTCGTCTCCAGCGGCGTGGGCAAGTTCCTGGCCTCCAACCTCGGCCTGCCGCAGCCCGTGCGCCTGGACCGCTGGTCCGAGGGTGCACCGCTGGTCGACGGCGTCGTCCTGCTCGGGGGCACCGGCCGGGTGTCCGCACAGATCGAGACGGTGTTGAAGTCCTACGACGTCGAGTCGACCTCCACCGACGACGGCATCGCCAAGTACAAGGCTCTCGTCTTCGACGCCACCGGCATCGACTCCCCCGCCGGACTGATCGCCCTGCAGGAGTTCTTCACCCCCGTGATGCGTCGGGTGCGTTCGTGCCCGCGCGTCGTCGTGGTGGGTGCGCTGCCCGAGGAGCTCGCCGGTGACGCCCGGATCGCGCAGCGCGGTCTGGAAGGTTTCACCCGTTCGCTGGGCAAGGAGATCGGCAAGGGCGGCACCGTCCAACTGGTGCAGGTGGCACAGGGCGCCGAGGCCGCCATCGACTCGACGCTGGCGTTCTTCGTCTCCCCCAAGTCGGCCTACGTCTCGGGCCAGGTCGTGAAGATCGGCACCGACGGCCGCACCGACACCCCTGTTCCCGCCGACTGGCGTCGCCCGCTCGAGGGCAAGGTCGCCCTGGTCACCGGGGCCTCGCGCGGCATCGGCGAGCAGATCGCACGCGTCCTGCACCGCGACGGCGCGAAGGTCGTCGGTCTCGACGTCCCGCAGGCAGCGAGCGACCTGGTGACCCTGATGGCCGAGCTCGACGGCGACCACCTCGCCCTCGACATCACCCACTCCGACGCCCCGCAGCGGATCGCACACCACCTCAAGACCGAGCACGGCGGCGTCGACATCGTGGTGCACAACGCCGGCATCACCCGCGACAAGAAGCTCGCCAACATGAAGGCCGACCGCTGGGAGTCGGTGATCGCGGTCAACCTGACCGCCCCGGCCCGGATCACCCAGGCCCTGCTCGACGTCGACGCGATCAACGCCGACGGCCGGATCATCGGCGTCTCCTCGATCGCAGGCATCGCCGGCAACGTCGGGCAGACCAACTACGCCGCGTCCAAGGCCGGCGTCATCGGGTTCGTCCAGGACCTCGCCCCGCAGCTGACCAACGGCATCACCGTCAACGCCGTGGCTCCCGGTTTCATCATCACCCAGATGACCGCGGCCGTTCCGTTCGCGACCCGTGAAGTCGGCCAGCGCATGAACGCGATGAGCCAGGGCGGCCTCCCGGTCGACGTCGCCGAGACCATCGCCTGGTACGCGGCCCCCGGTTCGAGCGCGGTCAACGGCAACGTCGTGCGCGTCTGCGGCCAGATGATGCTGGGGGCCTGA
- a CDS encoding MaoC/PaaZ C-terminal domain-containing protein, with amino-acid sequence MAAPDLSGVSRLLRLAAPSIPGVNQLPGVKKVPSTTFEPITLTGAPAAADSRLVAQYAAVCGFPRKDTLPLTFPHLAAFVLHMEIMASPAYAWPAMGGVHTENTITQHRAIALDEVLTTSVTVAAPRPHPKGRVLDFVSTVTSSRDAGNGGDEVVWEEVSTYLVRGRGTEDAASSSLDLGAAPDGTAQWNLPGDLGRRYGRVSGDINPIHLYPVTAKALGFKRQIAHGMWTKARCMAAIENRIPDAVKVSVAFKTPVFLPGTVAFGLEGERIDLRFGLTSPKDGAPHLVGRATAL; translated from the coding sequence GTGGCAGCCCCTGATCTGTCCGGCGTCTCCCGGCTCCTGCGCCTGGCTGCTCCGTCGATACCGGGCGTGAACCAGTTGCCGGGCGTCAAGAAGGTCCCGTCGACCACGTTCGAGCCGATCACCCTGACGGGGGCACCCGCTGCTGCGGACTCCCGGCTGGTGGCGCAGTACGCGGCGGTCTGCGGGTTCCCACGCAAGGACACCCTGCCGTTGACGTTCCCGCACCTGGCGGCCTTCGTGCTGCACATGGAGATCATGGCGAGCCCGGCGTACGCGTGGCCCGCGATGGGCGGGGTGCACACCGAGAACACCATCACCCAGCACCGTGCGATCGCACTGGACGAGGTGCTGACCACCTCTGTCACCGTCGCGGCCCCGCGTCCGCACCCCAAGGGACGCGTCCTGGACTTCGTCTCCACGGTCACCTCGTCCCGCGACGCTGGCAATGGTGGCGACGAGGTGGTGTGGGAGGAGGTCTCCACCTACCTGGTGCGCGGTCGAGGCACTGAGGATGCTGCGTCGTCCTCGCTGGATCTGGGTGCTGCCCCCGACGGCACGGCGCAGTGGAACCTGCCCGGCGACCTGGGCCGTCGCTACGGCCGGGTCTCGGGTGACATCAACCCGATCCACCTGTACCCGGTGACGGCGAAGGCGCTCGGCTTCAAGCGTCAGATCGCCCACGGCATGTGGACCAAGGCACGGTGCATGGCCGCGATCGAGAACCGCATCCCTGACGCCGTCAAGGTGTCGGTCGCGTTCAAGACCCCGGTGTTCCTGCCGGGCACCGTCGCGTTCGGCCTGGAAGGCGAGCGTATCGACCTGCGCTTCGGCCTGACGTCCCCGAAGGACGGCGCCCCGCACCTCGTGGGTCGCGCCACCGCTCTCTGA
- a CDS encoding M23 family metallopeptidase: MRRSEQREAPSFWTHLTVATATVSLAAVTALGLGITQAEAGSSVAKTKASAKAATLVPTVNHQFPFVCGSSWTTSTRANHSPSSYAVDFNAPNDAGQPVVASARGTVTKADNSSTTGYGRHVVINHGNGETTLYAHLEKVFVTVGVTVDQGTLLGNLGTTGNSSGAHLHYEQKIGSSVVPAWFNGTRLTYGSATSKNCADVPVGADLLEGGSAEIAVFRRNDEASYVVRRNDGASVSLAVGRGYHQPVVGDWDGDGQLDTGTYDPRTHLWTLAGEAGFRTIKSGARGDRPVAGDWDADGVWETGVRRGSNFRLKGDTGKITVVPLGDVDDLPVTGDWNGDGVTDLGVYDPATSVFTLRTVVNGKAQIRTVAHGAAGDLPAVGDWNGDGVTDLGTWTPSLASFSQRLLTATSMSKGVLGRTTVVKWGKKR; encoded by the coding sequence GTGCGACGCAGTGAGCAGCGCGAGGCGCCGAGCTTCTGGACCCATCTCACCGTCGCCACAGCGACCGTCTCGCTGGCCGCAGTCACCGCATTGGGGTTGGGGATCACCCAGGCCGAGGCGGGTTCCAGCGTGGCGAAGACGAAGGCTTCGGCCAAGGCAGCCACGCTCGTCCCGACCGTCAACCACCAGTTCCCGTTCGTCTGTGGCAGTTCCTGGACGACCTCGACCCGCGCCAACCACTCGCCGAGCTCGTACGCGGTCGACTTCAATGCCCCCAATGACGCTGGTCAGCCGGTCGTGGCCAGCGCGCGGGGCACCGTCACCAAGGCGGACAACTCCTCCACCACCGGGTACGGACGCCACGTCGTCATCAACCACGGCAACGGCGAGACCACTCTCTACGCCCACCTCGAGAAGGTGTTCGTGACCGTCGGCGTCACCGTCGACCAGGGCACGCTGCTGGGCAACCTCGGCACCACCGGCAACTCCAGCGGTGCACACCTGCACTACGAGCAGAAGATCGGTTCCAGCGTCGTGCCGGCGTGGTTCAACGGCACCCGCCTCACCTACGGTTCCGCGACCAGCAAGAACTGCGCCGACGTCCCTGTCGGGGCAGACCTGCTCGAGGGCGGCAGCGCGGAGATCGCTGTTTTTCGACGCAACGACGAGGCCTCCTACGTGGTGCGTCGCAACGACGGCGCCAGTGTCTCCCTCGCGGTCGGGCGCGGCTACCACCAGCCCGTCGTGGGCGACTGGGACGGCGACGGCCAGCTCGACACCGGGACCTACGATCCCCGAACCCACCTGTGGACGCTCGCGGGTGAGGCTGGTTTCCGCACGATCAAGTCCGGTGCCCGCGGCGACCGTCCGGTCGCGGGGGACTGGGATGCCGACGGCGTCTGGGAGACCGGCGTGCGCCGCGGATCCAACTTCCGCCTGAAGGGGGACACCGGCAAGATCACCGTCGTCCCGCTCGGCGACGTCGACGACCTGCCCGTCACCGGTGACTGGAACGGTGACGGCGTCACCGACCTGGGTGTCTACGACCCTGCCACGTCGGTCTTCACTCTCCGTACGGTCGTGAACGGCAAGGCCCAGATCCGCACCGTGGCGCACGGCGCTGCCGGCGACCTGCCCGCCGTCGGCGACTGGAACGGTGACGGCGTCACCGACCTCGGCACCTGGACCCCGTCGCTGGCGTCGTTCTCCCAGCGCCTGCTGACCGCGACCAGCATGTCCAAGGGCGTCCTCGGCCGCACCACCGTCGTGAAGTGGGGCAAGAAGCGCTGA